A window of the Candidatus Paraluminiphilus aquimaris genome harbors these coding sequences:
- a CDS encoding saccharopine dehydrogenase family protein, whose amino-acid sequence MNDTLDRSFDLVIYGATGFTGALVAEYLHQTQSGLSWAIAGRSQSKLDLLKDRINAPDLETIVADSESPDDMRRLVTSTRVVISTVGPYARFGTPLVEACAAEGTHYCDLTGEPQWMASIFERVSPLAEETGARLIHCCGFDSIPSDLGVFVAQQSMMNKHGLFATKVSGRMGKSKGAVSGGTVASMLLAVEQAVSDPIARKVLNDPYGLYPSELSPGSDGPDQRGVRWDDHFESWTGPFVMAAINSKVVRRSNALASLVYGADFSYDESLLVDNRRSGLLMAGGMSIGMTALAIPPLRRLISKRLPQPGEGPSVSEQENGFFEFFVHAHHPTDSEKDVRICVKGKRDPGYGATSRMLAQAGLSLAFDDLDVEGGIWTPASALGNHLVNRLADVDITFEDVSP is encoded by the coding sequence ATGAACGACACCTTAGACAGAAGTTTTGATCTGGTTATCTACGGCGCTACAGGGTTTACCGGCGCACTCGTAGCAGAGTATCTCCATCAAACGCAATCTGGCCTCTCCTGGGCCATTGCTGGACGGTCGCAGAGTAAACTTGATTTATTGAAAGACAGGATCAACGCTCCAGATCTCGAGACGATCGTCGCTGACAGCGAAAGTCCGGATGATATGCGGCGCCTCGTGACATCTACCCGAGTTGTCATCAGCACCGTGGGTCCTTACGCGCGTTTCGGGACGCCGCTGGTCGAAGCCTGCGCCGCCGAAGGCACACACTACTGCGACCTTACGGGCGAGCCCCAGTGGATGGCGTCAATTTTTGAGCGCGTGAGCCCGCTTGCCGAGGAGACAGGTGCGCGCCTGATTCACTGCTGCGGGTTCGACAGTATCCCCTCCGATCTAGGCGTTTTCGTTGCGCAGCAGAGCATGATGAACAAGCATGGGCTATTCGCAACCAAGGTGAGTGGGCGAATGGGTAAATCCAAAGGCGCGGTAAGCGGTGGCACTGTCGCGAGCATGTTGCTCGCTGTCGAGCAAGCCGTTAGCGATCCGATTGCTCGAAAGGTGCTAAATGACCCCTACGGTCTCTACCCGTCGGAACTTAGCCCTGGCTCGGACGGTCCCGATCAACGCGGTGTACGTTGGGACGATCACTTTGAGAGCTGGACAGGTCCGTTTGTGATGGCCGCCATTAACAGCAAGGTCGTCAGACGCTCCAACGCGCTTGCCAGCCTTGTTTACGGTGCTGACTTTTCTTATGACGAATCACTTCTTGTTGATAATCGACGCTCTGGCCTATTAATGGCGGGCGGTATGTCAATCGGAATGACCGCCTTAGCAATCCCTCCGCTTCGACGCCTGATTAGCAAGCGACTGCCGCAACCGGGAGAAGGCCCCTCTGTATCAGAGCAAGAGAATGGATTTTTTGAATTTTTTGTCCACGCACACCACCCCACAGACAGTGAGAAAGACGTTCGGATTTGTGTAAAGGGTAAGCGTGATCCCGGTTACGGTGCGACATCGCGAATGCTCGCACAGGCAGGATTATCGCTGGCATTTGATGATCTCGACGTCGAAGGCGGGATTTGGACACCCGCCTCTGCGCTTGGCAATCATCTAGTGAATCGACTCGCCGATGTGGACATCACCTTCGAGGACGTTTCGCCCTGA